Within Ipomoea triloba cultivar NCNSP0323 chromosome 9, ASM357664v1, the genomic segment TAATAGGATTACTATCAATTTCCATACCCAAGGTTAGTATGGTATATATTGCACGTACATATATTTGTGGTTTATAATCATTATCGGATCATTATATTCCAAACCCCAATTAAATAGGGAAGAGTAATGTATTTGAACAACTTGAAGATTTCATCCATCCATTTCTTTACCCAACCCAACAAAAATGATCATAATCTGCTACTAAGCAACATTGAAAgtatataaacaataataaatgaaaacatAAAGTTACTTTTTTGATCTCATGAACAAATTCAATTCCTTTAAATTCTTAATTTGTTTATgatctaaaaaattatttagctTAAACCGCCATCATAACAATGGAATTGCGAGCCCCGTTATGGTCATCATTGTTGATTGTGTTGGTTGTGTTGCCCTGTGCATTTGCCCACACGAGTAAATGGAAGGAGGCTCATGCCACATATTATGGTAGCCCGGATGGAACCAttggtatgtatatatgcattttgcattgtttaattaatatagGCCATgtccaaagaccttgtggtctagtggcacccggtgtcccggtttacactctcatgatggaagtgggttcgagctagtagtactcaaaaaaaaaaaattaatataggccctgcttggtaaataattagcctatccgccaattttggcttatttggcCACTACTAGTTGTTTGATGActtgttaaaaaattaatataagtgtttagttaataagctttttgtaattccaaaatactaaaatttaaaaagctactcaaaccaactttttcaattagctttttgagaaaagaaattataccaaacaactattagctaacgactaatttaccaaacacctttctataatcaactaatgttatcaactaatcataccttctaacccaatcagagtttagaaaaataaaaattgaattagacATAATCTGGCCAGCACTTTACCCTTTAATTGGGCCAGCGTAGTGCGAACGGGATTAGTCTACAAGTTTAAAAGTGTCTTCTGCTCGGAAAATCTCGTGGCCtgacaaaaaaattgaataagaCAAGCTAGGtgtggtatatatattaattaatatatgcaGGCGGAGCTTGTGGGTTCGAGGAATACAAGAAAACCTACGGCTCATATACTGCAGCTGTGAGCACAGCATTGTTCGATAAAGCAGCAGGGTGCGGAGCCTGCTATGAAGTAAGATGCGTAAAGAGCAAAATGTATTGCAAGAAAGGCCACAAGTCCGTGGTGGTTACCGTCACCGATTTGTGCCCTCCGGGTGGCTGGTGCAGTCACACACATTTCGACTTATCTCAGCCTGCGTTTCTCAAAATTGCAGACCAAGTAGCTGGCCATGTTCCCGTCATGTACCGCAGGTACCTATACCATCCTGCTCTAAAATCACAATTTATTTACTTAagaagatacataatatattaaagtaagagcaaataatattaattttagtcccatgactattagcaaaatgacaattttggtcacacgattattgttttagtaccaatttttgtctacgactattgttttagtgtcaaaattcatcgcgcaggtcacccatccgtttaagacgtgcaaaaatctaaaactgttaagggtatttttgtcattttcaacttaatatcacaatttgagcatgaataaatgtaTTTAAGTCTTAAGATTGATCAAAATTCgtagttttcctcctcattttacaTTAATTTGAGGAGAAGAACTGTAAATTGTGATTGATCTTTGGGCTTAAATCtttttattcatgctcaaattgggatattcaGCTGAAAAGAacgaaaatatatttaaaaattttagatttcggcacgttttaaacgaatgggtgaccggcgcgatgaattttggcactaaaacaatagtcatgggaccaaaattggtactaaaataatagtcgtgaggccaaaatttgtaaaaattaaatatgtggatcaaaattgtcattttgttaatagtcgtggaaccaaaattggtatttgctcattaAAATAGACATATAATTTTTGGATCAGGTCCACAATGTAAAGTGGATTCTGGTCTATTGTATACCATATTATGAGTGAATGCATTtgatggcatatatatatatgcagcgTTCCATGCAAGAGAAAGGGAGGAGAAAAGTTTAAGATATCTGGAAATCCCTTCTTCAACCTAGTAACGGTGACAAATGTTGGAGGAGAAGGGGATGTTAAAAAGTTGGA encodes:
- the LOC116030964 gene encoding expansin-A32-like → MELRAPLWSSLLIVLVVLPCAFAHTSKWKEAHATYYGSPDGTIGGACGFEEYKKTYGSYTAAVSTALFDKAAGCGACYEVRCVKSKMYCKKGHKSVVVTVTDLCPPGGWCSHTHFDLSQPAFLKIADQVAGHVPVMYRSVPCKRKGGEKFKISGNPFFNLVTVTNVGGEGDVKKLEVKPEGSKKWKPLKRNWGENWECDEKLTGKALTFKVTTVDGKESVSRNVAPKSWKFGQTFEGQNFS